In the Malaya genurostris strain Urasoe2022 chromosome 1, Malgen_1.1, whole genome shotgun sequence genome, one interval contains:
- the LOC131426587 gene encoding cystathionine beta-synthase-like protein — MGLEHRFCPINGHTLAAPTDADGFESYFVRPDLPSRCTWKLGTEEASPHQSRPLIHKEKALNSILEAIGNTPLVKLNKIPQQFGVKCNVYVKCEFLNPAGSVKDRIGLRMIEEAEEQGLLKPGYTIIEPTSGNTGIGLALGAAVKGYRCVIVMPEKMSNEKVDTLRALGAEVIRTPNEASFDSPEGLIAVAQRLQRERPNAVILNQYTNRCNPLSHYDGTGAEIAEQLDNKVDMIVMGAGTGGTATGLGRKLKEINPNCLVVCSDPWGSILARPEQLNETDCKFWEVEGVGYDFVPTVLDRGIIDQWIKYNDKDAFNMARKLIAEEGLLCGGSAGGNTHVALIAAKSLKEHQNCVVVLPDNIRNHLTKFVSDNWMEARNFRESVNVHNHKWWNQPITSCLGKDNPVSITPSVSIREAVSIMNTHQFHQLPVINNDGTVQGVVYLTNLMGKLVNNSAKPTDPSSRAIFKQFVKVNRECTLGRVSRILEKDPFVIIVDFEEIHTSQEQSVIQEKLVGVITQRDILNFIIR; from the exons ATGGGACTCGAACATCGCTTTTGCCCCATCAATGGACATACACTTGCTGCCCCAACCGACGCTGACGGCTTTGAATCGTACTTCGTGAGACCGGATCTGCCCTCTCGGTGCACATGGAAACTCGGAACGGAAGAGGCCAGTCCTCATCAAAGTAGGCCACT CATACACAAAGAAAAAGCTCTTAACAGCATTTTGGAAGCGATCGGCAACACTCCCCTGGTCAAGCTGAACAAAATTCCCCAGCAGTTCGGTGTAAAATGCAATGTCT ACGTCAAGTGTGAATTCCTCAACCCGGCCGGTTCGGTCAAGGATCGGATCGGACTACGCATGATCGAGGAAGCCGAGGAGCAGGGTCTACTGAAACCGGGCTACACAATTATCGAGCCAACATCCGGCAATACCGGAATCGGTCTTGCACTGGGTGCCGCCGTCAAGGGGTACCGGTGCGTAATTGTCATGCCGGAAAAGATGTCCAACGAGAAGGTCGATACACTGCGAGCTCTCGGCGCGGAAGTTATCCGTACTCCGAACGAGGCGTCTTTCGATTCTCCGGAAGGATTGATTGCAGTAGCACAGCGTTTGCAACGGGAACGTCCCAATGCGGTCATACTAAATCAGTACACCAACAGATGCAATCCATTGTCACACTACGACGGAACTGGTGCGGAGATTGCCGAACAACTTGACAATAAAGTCGACATGATTGTGATGGGGGCTGGTACTGGCGGAACCGCTACGGGATTAGGTAGAAAGTTGAAGGAAATAAATCCCAACTGTCTGGTAGTCTGTTCCGATCCATGGGGATCCATACTTGCCCGGCCAGAACAGTTAAACGAGACGGACTGTAAGTTCTGGGAAGTGGAAGGAGTAGGATATGATTTTGTGCCGACCGTGTTGGATCGTGGGATCATCGATCAGTGGATCAAGTATAACGACAAAGACGCTTTCAATATGGCCCGAAAATTGATCGCAGAAGAGGGTTTACTTTGTGGAGGAAGTGCTGGAGGAAACACTCACGTAGCATTGATTGCTGCCAAAtcactgaaagaacatcaaaacTGCGTTGTAGTTCTTCCGGATAATATCCGAAATCATCTGACGAAGTTTGTGTCGGATAACTGGATGGAGGCGCGGAATTTTAGGGAGAGCGTCAACGTTCACAACCACAA ATGGTGGAATCAACCGATCACTTCGTGTTTGGGAAAAGATAATCCGGTCTCAATTACCCCGAGCGTGTCGATTAGAGAAGCTGTGAGCATAATGAATACTCACCAATTTCATCAGCTACCGGTAATCAACAATGATGGAACGGTACAGGGAGTTGTCTACTTGACTAACTTAATGGGAAAGTTAGTAAATAATTCAGCAAAACCGACAGATCCATCTTCGAgagcaatattcaaacaattcgTCAAGGTAAACCGGGAGTGTACCTTGGGACGAGTCTCTCGAATTCTTGAAAAGGATCCTTTTGTTATAATTGTAGATTTTGAGGAAATTC ACACTTCACAAGAACAGTCGGTCATCCAAGAGAAGCTAGTTGGAGTTATAACTCAGCGGGATATACTGAATTTCATTATTAGATAA
- the LOC131426586 gene encoding cystathionine beta-synthase-like protein encodes MSTEHRTCPMNGHHNGIVNGEGNSREEFLASFKRPDLPSRCTWAVGTEQSSPHYHQALTAPAKVLGTILEAVGNTPLVKLNKIPQAAGLKCNLYAKCEFLSPGGSVKDRIGLRMIEEAERKGLLKPGCTIIEPTSGNTGIGLAMGAAVKGYKCLIVMPEKMSNEKVDTLKALGATVIRTPTEAAFDSPEGLIAVAQRLEKEIPNSIVLNQYTNAGNPLAHYDGTGSEILDQLDNKVDMVVVGAGTGGTVAGIGRKIKEVNPNCEIVGADPEGSILAEPEVLNKTDVSFYEVEGVGYDFIPTVLDRSVVDRWIKFNDQVALPMARRLIAEEGFLCGGSSGGNVAVALEAAKNLKEGQNCVVILPDNIRNYLTKFVSDNWMEARQFKSSTNVHDHKWWNTSVASLNLTTPLTVTSDLCIREVIGIMKRDNVNQFPVIDQEGAIKGMVYLPNLMSKLLNRLASPSDPTSKAIFKQFVKIDRSDNLGHVSRILEKDPFVLVVQKEKRYTDTDNFQLNETVVGIVTQRDMLDYISTVEDLTNGA; translated from the exons ATGTCCACCGAACATCGCACCTGTCCGATGAATGGTCACCACAATGGGATAGTCAATGGTGAAGGAAATTCGCGCGAAGAGTTCCTGGCCAGTTTCAAGCGACCGGATCTTCCGTCCCGGTGCACTTGGGCCGTCGGTACCGAACAATCGAGTCCTCACTACCATCAAGCGCT AACCGCCCCAGCAAAAGTCCTTGGTACAATTTTGGAAGCCGTCGGAAACACTCCTCTGGTGAAGTTGAATAAAATCCCGCAAGCGGCAGGTCTGAAATGCAATTTGT ATGCAAAATGCGAATTTCTCAGCCCAGGAGGATCAGTCAAAGATCGCATCGGATTGCGTATGATCGAGGAAGCAGAGCGTAAAGGTTTACTGAAACCAGGCTGCACCATTATCGAGCCAACGTCCGGCAACACCGGAATTGGTCTCGCCATGGGAGCAGCCGTCAAGGGTTACAAATGTTTGATCGTCATGCCGGAGAAGATGTCCAATGAAAAGGTGGACACATTGAAGGCACTCGGTGCTACCGTTATCCGCACTCCAACGGAGGCGGCATTTGACTCTCCGGAAGGACTGATTGCTGTAGCCCAGCGGTTGGAGAAGGAAATTCCCAACTCGATCGTGTTGAATCAGTACACGAATGCTGGGAATCCGCTGGCTCACTACGACGGCACGGGTTCGGAAATATTGGACCAGTTGGACAATAAGGTCGATATGGTGGTTGTGGGAGCTGGAACGGGTGGTACCGTAGCCGGTATCGGTCGAAAAATCAAGGAAGTCAACCCGAACTGCGAGATCGTGGGAGCAGATCCCGAGGGATCGATTCTAGCGGAACCGGAGGTACTCAACAAAACGGATGTCTCCTTCTACGAAGTGGAAGGCGTAGGTTATGACTTTATCCCGACCGTGTTGGACCGCAGTGTGGTGGATCGTTGGATCAAGTTCAACGATCAGGTTGCTTTACCGATGGCTCGCCGGTTGATCGCCGAAGAGGGATTCCTCTGTGGTGGCAGTAGTGGAGGAAACGTTGCCGTCGCCTTGGAAGCGGCAAAAAACTTGAAGGAAGGTCAGAACTGTGTCGTCATCCTTCCGGACAATATTCGCAACTACTTGACCAAGTTCGTGTCGGACAACTGGATGGAGGCTCGTCAGTTCAAAAGCTCGACGAACGTACACGATCATAA ATGGTGGAACACCAGTGTCGCTTCTCTGAATCTCACCACCCCACTAACGGTGACGTCCGATCTGTGCATCCGGGAGGTGATTGGCATTATGAAACGTGACAACGTCAACCAGTTTCCTGTTATCGATCAAGAGGGCGCCATCAAGGGTATGGTTTACCTGCCCAATCTCATGAGTAAACTGCTAAACCGATTGGCCAGTCCAAGCGATCCGACATCCAAGGCTATCTTCAagcagtttgtcaaaatcgatcgATCTGACAATCTTGGACATGTTTCACGAATTCTCGAAAAGGATCCTTTCGTGCTGGTGGTGCAGAAGGAGAAACGAT ATACGGACACAGATAACTTTCAGCTTAACGAGACTGTCGTAGGAATCGTCACTCAGCGAGACATGCTGGATTATATTTCAACAGTGGAGGATCTTACAAACGGAGCTTAA